From a single Anomaloglossus baeobatrachus isolate aAnoBae1 chromosome 4, aAnoBae1.hap1, whole genome shotgun sequence genomic region:
- the LOC142302309 gene encoding protocadherin gamma-B1-like — protein sequence MAGLQLQEGQSVQGLRWQVIFPFLFSWLCHSVSGQIHYSINEEIRKGSIVGNLAKDLELNVKDLSRRKLRIVSKISEKYFSINLDNGNLYIADRIDRETLCEAAADCVLTFNAVVENPLKIVSVRLDIQDINDNPPTFILDTIKIEMSEYTSPGKRFILQEAEDLDVGVNSLISYRLSENQYFALGEKVSTDGSVFPELILEKPLDRETQNKHELILTASDGGNPVQTGTALINIIITDVNDNSPVFTQDVYKVSVRENIPVNSTILQVSASDEDEGVNAQITYSIRTTTKNILQAFIINSRNGEIKTKGQLDYETSRFHELLVQAEDGGGLVAKAKVLIEITDENDNAPEISITSSSNHIPEDSPPGTMVALIELHDPDSGENGEVQCIITGDLPFELISSANNFHKIVTKVNLDREKVSSYNITIQASDKGSPQMRSEKVIKLHVSDVNDNAPVFEKFGYTAFIPENNSPGASIFSIQAIDLDSNVNAKITYSIITRSDGDDHLSSYISINPVTGVIYAQRSFDYEKNKEFNIQNIARDNGSPSLNSSTTLRISIVDQNDNSPVILYPSPEVDSSIFEMVPWTSEQGSLVSKVVAVDADSGHNAWLSYFLQSSEPSLFTIDQHTGEIRTLRGFHEKDIMKHGIVVLVKDNGIPSRSASVTLTMVIADHFHQVLPELSSQSNKEESQSNLQFYLVIALALISFFFMLTVIIAVVSKYKESKSSTSFGSLSTSLYPQMDPRFISQFSTGTLPLPYSYDVCVTLDPSEQEFSFLKSQHNVPVESLIDADDSGIGNETLPNSSPAENLSSQWIIIITRRRMAGLQLQEGQSVQRLRWQVIFPFLFSWLCHSVSGQIHYSINEELRKGSIVGNLAKDLELNVKDLSRRKLRIVSKISEKYFNINLDNGNLYIADRIDRETLCEAAADCVLTFDTVVENPLKIVSVRIDIQDINDNPPTFILDTIKIEMSESTSPGRRFLLQDAEDLDVGVNSLISYRLSENQYFALGEKVSTDGSVFPELILEKPLDRETQNKHELILTASDGGNPVQTGTALINIIITDFNDNSPVFTQDVYKVSVRENIPVNSTILQVSASDEDEGVNAQITYSIRTTTKNILQAFIINLKNGEIETKGQLDYEASRFHELLVQAEDGGGLVAKAKVLIEITDANDNAPEISITSSSDHIPEDSPPGSMVALIQLHDPDSGENGEVQCIITGDLPFELISSANNFHKIVSKGSLDREKISSYNITIQASDKGSPQMSSRKVINLDVSDVNDNAPVFEKLGYSAFIPENNSPGASIFSIQARDLDSEDNAKVTYSIVTRSVEEVPLSSYISMNPVTGVIYAQKSFDYEKNKEFNIQIIARDNGSPSLNSSTTLRICIVDQNDNSPVILYPSPEFDSSTFEMVSWTSEQGSLVSKVVAVDADSGHNAWLSYFLQSSESSLFTIDQHTGEIRTSCGFHEKDIMKHGIVVLVKDNGIPSRSASVTLTMVIADHFHQVLPELSSQSNKEESQSNLQFYLVIALALISFFFMLTVIIAVVSKYKESKSSTSFGSLSTSLYPQMDPRFNSQFSTGTLPLQYSYDVCVTLDPSEREFAFLKPQHNVPVDSLIDADDSGIGNETLKNSLPAENLSSQQGQPNTDWRFTQAQRPGPSGAQQPTEEAGVWPNNQFETERLQAMILASANEAAEGSSAVGPGAGTMGLSARYGPQFTLQHVPDYRQNIYIPGTTSTLTNAAGKRDGKAGAPSGNKKKSGKKEKK from the exons ATGGCTGGATTACAACTGCAGGAAGGACAATCAGTGCAAGGACTCAGATGGCAAGTAATATTTCCCTTCTTATTCTCCTGGCTGTGTCATTCAGTCTCTGGTCAGATTCATTATTCCATAAATGAAGAAATAAGAAAAGGTTCTATTGTAGGAAATTTAGCAAAGGATCTTGAATTAAATGTTAAGGATCTCTCCAGAAGGAAATTACGTATTGTGTCTAAAATCTCTGAGAAATATTTTAGTATAAATTTGGATAATGGAAACCTGTACATTGCTGATAGGATAGACAGGGAGACATTGTGTGAAGCTGCAGCTGATTGTGTCCTTACATTTAATGCTGTCGTGGAAAATCCCTTAAAAATTGTAAGTGTCAGACTTGATATTCAGGATATAAATGATAATCCTCCTACATTTATTCTTGATACAATAAAAATAGAAATGAGTGAGTATACCTCCCCAGGAAAAAGATTTATTTTACAAGAAGCAGAAGATCTGGATGTCGGTGTTAATTCTCTGATCAGCTACAGACTCAGTGAGAACCAGTATTTTGCTCTTGGAGAGAAGGTCAGCACTGATGGCAGTGTATTTCCAGAGCTGATACTAGAGAAACCtctagaccgagagacacagaacaAGCATGAACTCATTCTCACAGCTTCTGATGGGGGAAATCCTGTACAGACAGGCACTGCCCTGATCAATATCATCATCACTGACGTCAATGATAATTCTCCAGTATTTACACAGGATGTATATAAAGTAAGTGTCAGAGAAAATATACCGGTGAATTCTACAATTCTGCAGGTCAGTGCAAGTGATGAAGATGAAGGAGTCAATGCACAGATCACTTATTCTATTAGAACCACAACAAAAAATATTCTTCAGGCTTTCATTATCAATTCTAGAAATGGAGAAATTAAAACAAAAGGACAATTAGATTATGAAACCTCAAGGTTTCATGAACTTTTAGTGCAAGCTGAAGATGGAGGAGGTCTAGTAGCCAAAGCCAAGGTCTTAATAGAAATAACAGATGAGAATGACAATGCTCCTGAGATATCTATAACCTCATCATCTAATCATATTCCGGAGGATTCTCCTCCTGGCACTATGGTGGCACTGATTGAACTTCATGATCCTGATTCAGGAGAAAATGGTGAAGTTCAATGTATAATAACAGGGGATTTGCCATTTGAGTTGATCTCATCAGCCAATAATTTTCATAAAATTGTTACAAAAGTTAATCTAGATAGAGAAAAAGTGTCATCCTACAACATCACAATACAAGCCTCTGATAAAGGGTCTCCTCAAATGAGATCTGAAAAGGTCATTAAACTTCATGTGTCAGATGTCAATGACAATGCTCCAGTGTTTGAGAAATTCGGTTATACTGCATTTATACCAGAAAATAATTCACCAGGAGCTTCAATATTTAGTATTCAAGCAATAGATCTAGACAGTAACGTTAATGCAAAGATAACATATTCAATAATAACTAGAAGTGATGGAGACGATCATCTGTCTTCTTATATATCTATAAACCCAGTAACTGGTGTCATTTATGCTCAGAGGTCATTTGATTATGAGAAGAATAAAGAATTTAACATCCAAAATATTGCCAGAGACAATGGATCCCCATCTCTGAACAGCAGCACAACACTAAGAATATCTATAGTAGACCAGAATGATAATTCACCGGTCATCCTGTACCCATCACCAGAGGTTGATAGCTCCATATTTGAGATGGTTCCTTGGACCTCTGAACAAGGCTCTTTAGTATCTAAGGTGGTGGCAGTGGACGCTGACTCTGGACACAATGCCTGGTTGTCTTACTTTTTACAATCTTCAGAACCATCACTCTTCACCATTGACCAACACACAGGGGAGATCAGGACATTACGTGGATTTCACGAAAAAGACATCATGAAACATGGAATTGTAGTTCTAGTAAAAGACAATGGGATTCCCTCCCGCTCGGCTTCAGTCACTCTGACCATGGTGATTGCTGATCATTTTCATCAGGTCCTTCCTGAGCTGAGCAGTCAGTCTAATAAGGAGGAATCTCAGTCCAACCTACAATTTTACTTGGTGATCGCCTTGGCACTGATTTCCTTTTTCTTCATGTTGACTGTGATTATTGCAGTTGTCTCCAAATATAAAGAGTCCAAATCTTCTACTTCATTTGGTTCATTGAGTACAAGTCTATACCCACAGATGGATCCCAGATTTATTTCACAATTCAGCACTGGAACATTACCTCTGCCATATTCCTATGATGTTTGTGTAACTCTGGATCCAAGTGAGCAAGAATTTTCTTTCCTTAAATCTCAACACAATGTTCCTGTGGAGAGTCTAATAGATGCTGATGATTCTGGAATAGGAAATGAAACATTACCAAACTCTTCGCCTGCAGAAAACCTTAGCTCACAG TGGATTATAATTATAACAAGAAGGAGGATGGCTGGATTACAACTGCAGGAAGGACAATCAGTGCAAAGACTCAGATGGCAAGTAATATTTCCCTTCTTATTCTCCTGGCTGTGTCATTCAGTCTCTGGTCAGATTCATTATTCCATTAATGAAGAATTAAGAAAAGGTTCTATTGTAGGAAATTTAGCAAAGGATCTTGAATTAAATGTTAAGGATCTCTCCAGAAGGAAATTACGTATTGTGTCTAAAATCTCTGAGAAATATTTTAATATAAATCTGGATAATGGAAACCTGTACATTGCTGATAGGATAGACAGGGAGACATTGTGTGAAGCTGCAGCTGATTGTGTCCTTACATTTGATACTGTGGTGGAAAATCCTTTAAAAATTGTAAGTGTCAGAATTGATATTCAGGATATAAATGATAATCCTCCTACATTTATTCTTGACACAATAAAAATAGAAATGAGTGAGTCGACCTCCCCAGGAAGAAGATTTCTTTTGCAAGATGCAGAAGATCTGGATGTCGGTGTTAATTCTCTGATCAGCTACAGACTCAGTGAGAACCAGTATTTTGCTCTTGGAGAGAAGGTCAGCACTGATGGCAGTGTATTTCCAGAGCTGATACTAGAGAAACCtctagaccgagagacacagaacaAGCATGAACTCATTCTCACAGCTTCTGATGGGGGAAATCCTGTACAGACAGGCACTGCCCTGATCAATATCATCATCACTGACTTCAATGATAATTCTCCAGTATTTACACAGGATGTATATAAAGTAAGTGTCAGAGAAAATATACCAGTGAATTCTACAATTCTGCAGGTCAGTGCAAGTGATGAAGATGAAGGAGTCAATGCCCAGATCACATATTCTATTAGAACCACAACAAAAAACATTCTTCAGGCTTTCATTATCAATTTAAAAAATGGAGAGATTGAAACAAAAGGACAATTAGATTATGAAGCCTCAAGATTTCATGAACTTTTAGTGCAAGCTGAAGATGGAGGGGGTCTAGTAGCCAAAGCTAAGGTCTTAATAGAAATAACAGATGCAAATGACAATGCTCCTGAGATATCTATAACCTCATCATCCGATCATATTCCGGAGGATTCTCCCCCTGGTTCTATGGTGGCGCTGATTCAACTTCATGATCCTGATTCAGGAGAAAATGGTGAGGTTCAATGTATAATAACAGGGGATTTGCCTTTTGAGTTAATTTCATCAGCCAAtaattttcataaaattgtttcaAAAGGTAGTCTAGATAGAGAAAAGATATCATCCTACAACATCACAATACAAGCATCTGATAAAGGGTCTCCTCAAATGAGTTCTAGAAAAGTCATTAATCTCGATGTGTCAGATGTCAATGACAATGCTCCAGTGTTTGAGAAATTAGGTTATTCTGCATTTATTCCAGAAAATAATTCACCTGGGGCTTCAATATTTAGTATTCAGGCAAGAGATCTGGACAGTGAAGACAATGCAAAGGTGACATATTCTATAGTAACTAGAAGTGTTGAAGAAGTTCCTCTGTCTTCCTACATCTCCATGAATCCAGTAACTGGAGTAATTTATGCTCAGAAGTCATTTGATTATGAGAAGAATAAAGAATTTAACATCCAAATAATTGCCAGAGACAATGGATCTCCATCTCTGAACAGCAGCACTACACTAAGAATATGCATAGTAGACCAGAATGATAATTCACCAGTCATTCTGTACCCATCACCAGAGTTTGATAGCTCAACATTTGAGATGGTTTCTTGGACCTCTGAACAAGGATCCTTAGTATCTAAGGTGGTGGCAGTGGACGCTGACTCTGGACACAATGCCTGGTTGTCTTACTTTTTGCAATCTTCAGAATCATCACTTTTCACCATTGACCAACACACAGGAGAGATCAGGACATCATGTGGATTTCACGAAAAGGACATCATGAAACATGGAATTGTGGTTCTAGTAAAAGACAATGGGATTCCCTCCCGCTCAGCTTCAGTCACTCTGACCATGGTGATTGCTGATCATTTTCATCAGGTCCTTCCTGAGCTGAGCAGTCAGTCTAATAAGGAGGAATCTCAGTCCAACCTACAATTCTACTTGGTGATCGCCTTGGCACTGATTTCCTTTTTCTTCATGTTGACTGTGATTATTGCAGTTGTCTCCAAATATAAAGAGTCCAAATCCTCTACATCATTTGGGTCCCTGAGTACAAGTCTATATCCTCAGATGGATCCCAGGTTTAATTCACAATTCAGCACTGGGACATTACCTCTGCAATATTCCTATGATGTTTGTGTAACTCTGGATCCGAGTGAACGGGAATTTGCATTCCTTAAACCTCAACACAATGTTCCTGTGGACAGTCTAATAGATGCTGATGATTCTGGAATAGGAAATGAAACATTAAAGAACTCTTTGCCTGCAGAAAATCTTAGTTCTCAG